TCTGACCCTGGTGCCGATTGGCACCCACAACCCCGCGAAGTAGCGACACATGAACGCAGTTCAGAACCAGCCCCGTGCGCTGATCACCGGAATTGGCACCATCAACCCGCTCGGCTCAGCCGTGGCCGAGACATGGTCCGGCCTGTTGTCGGGGAAGTCCGGAATCGCGGCGTTGGATGAGGAATGGGCGGAGCAACTGCCCGTACGGATGGCCGGGCAGGTCACCGCCGACCTGTCCGAGCATCTCAGCACACGCGAGCTGAAGCGGATGGACCGGTGCGGACAACTGGCACTGGTTGCTGCCCGGGAGGCGTGGAAGCAGGCCGGCGCCCCGGAGGTCGATCCCGAGCGGTTTGCCGTGGTGATCGGCTCTGCCTACGGCGGCCTCGGCTCCACCCTGGAGCAGGACCGGGCCCTGGCCAGCGGCGGTCCCCGCCGGGTGTCCCCGCACACGCTCACCCGGCTGATGGTCAACGGCCCGGCCGCGTGGGTTTCCATCGACCTTGGTGCCCGCGGCGGTGCCCGCACCCCGGTCAGCGCCTGCGCGTCCGGTGCCGAAGCCATTGTCCAGGCCGCCGAAATGATCAGGTCCGGAGCGGCCGACGTCGTCATTGCCGGCGGTGTGGACGCCTCGGTGAACGATTTGGTGATCACCGGTTTTTCGCAGATCCGCGCGCTTTCCACGCGCAACGAGGATCCGCAGCGGGCATCGCGCCCGTTCGACGGCGCCCGCGACGGCTTTGTGCTTGCTGAAGGCGCCGGGATTGTGGTGCTGGAAAGTGAAGCGCACGCCCGTGCGCGCGGTGCTGCCGTCCTTGGCGCCGTGGCCGGCGGGGCAGTCACCTCCGACGCCAACGACATCGTCGCAGCCGATCCGGCCATGCAGCAGCGGGTCATGCAGAAGGCCCTGGCATCAGCAGGCATGACGGCCGCCGAGATCGGCTTCGTCCATGCCCACGCCACGTCCACTCCGGTAGGGGACCGGCTGGAGGCGCAGGCCATCAGCGCGATCTTCGGCGCGGACGTCCCGGTGACGTCGACCAAGGGCCACACCGGCCACCTACTGGGCGGCGCGGGCGCGCTGGCCGCCGTGGTGGTGGTCGAGGCATTGCAGACCGGGCAGCTGCCGGGAACGGTCAACATCGAAGCGCTGGATCCTGAAGTGAACCTGAACGTCGTCACGGAGAACGCCCACGCCCTGGCGCCGGGCACCGCACCCGCCGGCCTGGTCAACGCCTTCGGCTTCGGCGGCCACAGTGTTGCGCTGGTGATTACGGGGGCCTGACCCCCGTCCCGGGCAGCTAGCCGATGAGCAGGCTCAGCGCCTCGGTAAGGTGCTCCACCTCGCGGACCGAAAATCCCGCGGGAACAGGCCCGGGACCGTTGTGGCTGGCCGGAACCACGGCGTGGGTGAAACCCAGACGGTGGGCTTCCTGGATGCGCTGGTTGATGCCGGGCACCGGGCGGACCTCGCCGGCCAGGCCAACTTCACCAAAAGCGATCAGCCGGATGGGCAGTGGCTTCCGCGCCTTGGCTGACGCCACCGCCAGCGCAACGGCAAGGTCCGTGGCAGGTTCGCTGAGTTTCACCCCGCCCACCGTGGCCACATAGGAATCGTCCTTGTGCAACAGCAAGCCGGCGCGCTGCTGCAGGACGGCGAGGAGCATGGAAACCCGCGAGCTGTCCAAACCGCTGGTGGCGCGGCGGGGCTGGGAGTTGGGGCTCTCGGCCAGCAGCGACTGCACTTCGGCCAGCAGCGGCCGCCGCCCCTCCATGGTCACCGTGATGCAGGTGCCGGAAACGGGCTCCTTGGTCCGGCTGACGAACAGTCCGCTGGGGTCCGTGAGGCCCTCGATGCCCTTCTCGTTAAGGTCAAAACAGCCAACATCGTCCGTGGGCCCGTAGCGGTTCTTTACCGCGCGCAGCATGCGCAGCCGGGAATGGCGTTCGCCCTCGAACTGGCACACCACATCCACCAGGTGCTCGAGCAGCCGCGGCCCGGCGATGGATCCGTCCTTGGTCACATGGCCTACCAGCAGGGTGGTCATGTTGCGCCTCTTGGCCGCCGCGATGATGGAGGCCGCCACCTCACGCACCTGCGACACCCCGCCTGCGCTGCCGTCCACGTCCGCGCTGCTCAGGGTCTGGACCGAGTCCACAATCAGCAGCCGCGGCTCAATCTTTTCGACCTGCCCCAGTGCCTGGCCGAGGTCCGTTTCCGCTGATAGGTACAGGGAATCCGCGACGGCGTCGATCCGCTCCGCGCGCAGCTTCACCTGGGCGGCGGACTCCTCCCCGGTCACGTAGAGCACGTCCTGGGCAGTCCGGGCGAATTTCGCGGCGACGTCCAGGAGCAGCGTGGACTTGCCCACGCCGGGCTCGCCGGCCAGCAGAATCACGGCGCCGGGGACCAGGCCGCCGCCCAGGACACGGTCCAGTTCATCCACGCCGGTGGGCAGGAACGCCGCGGTGGTGGCGTCCACCTCGGCAATCCGCCGCGCCGGTTCCAGAACTGTTGTGGCCGCCGTCGTACGCGCCACGGCCGCTCCGGTTTCCTCAACGCTGCCCCACGCCTGGCACTCACCGCAGCGCCCCACCCACTTGACCGTGGTCCAGCCGCATTCTGCGCACTTGTATGCAGGCGCTTTGGAAGCGCGGGAAGTCTTTGTTGCCATGGGTTCCACCCTATCGGCGGGCACCGACAATCCTCCCCACCCGCCCGTCGGGCCGCGCTACAGGCCCGGCAGTATGTCCCGGGCCTCGCGTGCGTCCATTCCGGTGGCTTCCAGGAGGTCCACCATCAGGGGCCGGAACAGCATCACCACGGTCTCACCCTCCAGCCGCTGGACCTCAAGCAGCTTGGGATGCAGCCGCAGGGCTACCTCACTGAGTTCGTGGCGGGCGGTGCGCAGGTGGGCGCGCCGGACGCCGTCGTGCGTTTCGGCAAGGCCAAGCGAAAGCTCATCGATGGCAGCCGCGGTTTCCTCAAGGACGTCGGAAATGTTCTCCGTGGCCTCGTCGGACAGCGCCGCATGGTTGATGGCACTGGTCAACCGCCGCGCGAACACCCGGCTGTTACGGAGCGCCAGGTCAATGAAGTCCAGGGAGCTGTCCAGCCGGTCCAACTCGTCCCGGTGCCGTCGGTAGGCCGGCGCGAGGGTGGCCACCTCGTTCGAGGCGCGCAGCGACTGCCGCATACGATCCACCAAGGGCTGGCAGTTGCGGCCCCGGATCAGCGCGTGCCAGGCCTGGGTGGAATCGCTTTCCCGCAGTGCGGAGGCGCACTCGCGGAGCACCTCGGCGAGCTCGTGCAGGATCTTCCGGACATCCTCGCGGGGCTCGCGGCGGGGATCCTTCGGGATCAGCACGGTCACCAGCAGGGCGCACAGGCCGCCCACCACGGCGTCCAGGCTCCGGGTGAAAGGGCCACCCGCGGGCGCCGGCAGCAGCACCACCAGCAAGGACTGCAGCCCCAGCTGGGTGGTGAAGATGGTGCCGCTGTCCAGGAAGCGGGCCAACAGGATGGAGAAAAGAAGGACGACGGCGGCCTGCCAGATTCCGCTGCCCAGCCAGTGCAGGAGCAGATCCCCCACCGCAATGCCGATGGTGCAGCCCAGGCCCACCTCCATGACGCGGCGCAGGCGGGGATCCCTCGAGAAGCCCAAGGCGATCAGTGACGAGGTGGCGGCGAAAAGGGGGCCGGAATGCCCCAGCACGTACTCGGCGAAGGCGTAGGCACCCACCGCGCACGCCGTCATCTGGACTGCGGGGAGCAGTGAATTCCGGCTCCGGATCAGGCCCGTGCGGATGCGACCGCGCAGGAATCGCCTGCTTGCTAAGAGTCCTCCTGCTGCGGCCATGCCTTTCAGTCTATTTGCCGGCCGCCCTCTACGGCCGCAAGTGTGACCTGCGCAATGCTGACGCTGCAGTTGTAAGGGAAAATGTTACTGCCGTTAATGTTCTGTTCACTTTCGGCAGCCAATCCCTTTACCTGACGCCCCTAAATTCGATGAAGGTACAAAACGTACGCATCGCGCTGCAGGGCGTCTCCGGCCCTGTCCGCTATTGAATATCCCTGGAAGGGGTACACATCTAGTGAAGGCACTCCGTTTCGGCCGCCACGCGGCTATTGCTGTAATCGCTGCCGGCGCTCTCGCGCTCACCGCCTGCGGTTCAGACAACGCCACCGGCAACACTCCTGCTGGCAGCCAGTCCGCCAGCGGACCCAAGGTCACCGGCACGCTGACCGGCATCGGCGCTTCTTCGACCGGTGCAGCCATGGACGCCTGGAAGGCCGGCTTCGCCGCCGCCAACTCCGGCGCCACCGTGCAGTACTCCCCGGACGGCTCCGGTGCAGGCCGCAAGGCCATCATTGACGGTTCGGCCCAGTTCGCCGGCTCCGACGCTTACCTCAAGGATGAAGAGCTGGCCAGCTCCAAGGCCAAGTGCGGCCCCGAAGGCGCCATCAACATCCCGGTCTACATCTCCCCGATCGCCGTCGCCTTCAACCTCCCGGGCGTCACCGATCTGAAGCTTGACGCCAAAACCGTGGCCAAGATCTTCCGCGGCCAGGTTGCCACCTGGAACGATCCGGCCATCGCCGCGCTGAACCCGGGCGTCACCCTCCCGGACACCAAGGTCACCCCGGTCAACCGCTCTGACGATTCCGGTACCACCACCAACTTCACCGAGTACCTGGCCGCCGCTGCTGCCGACGTCTGGACCGACAAGGCTTCGGGCGTATGGCCCGCATCCCTGCAGGGCGAGAACGCCAAGGGCACCTCCGGTGTTGTCAAGACGGTCACCGACACCCCGGGCGCCGTGACCTACGCTGATGACTCCGCCGTTGGCGGCAAGCTCGGCACTGCTTCGATCAAGGTTGGCGAAGAATTCGTCAAGATCTCCGCCGACGCCGCCGCCAAGGCTGTCGAAGCGGGCAAGCCGGTCGAAGGCCGCTCCGCCAACGATGTCGCCATCAAGCTTGACCGCACCACCACGGCAAAGGGCGCCTACCCGGTTGTCCTGGTTTCCTACCACATTGTCTGCTCCACCTACGACAAGCAGGAAACCGTTGACCTGGTCAAGGCCTTCGAAAGCTACGTAGTTTCGGACGCCGGCCAGAAGGCCGCTGCCGACTCCGCGAAGTCCGCACCGCTCTCCGCGGCTCTCGCCCAGAAGGCCACCAAGGCCATCGAATCCGTCAAGGTCAAGTCCTAGTACCTGTCCCTGCAACCACGTTCCCCGCCACGCCGAAAGGCGGGCGGG
The window above is part of the Pseudarthrobacter sp. IC2-21 genome. Proteins encoded here:
- the radA gene encoding DNA repair protein RadA; this translates as MATKTSRASKAPAYKCAECGWTTVKWVGRCGECQAWGSVEETGAAVARTTAATTVLEPARRIAEVDATTAAFLPTGVDELDRVLGGGLVPGAVILLAGEPGVGKSTLLLDVAAKFARTAQDVLYVTGEESAAQVKLRAERIDAVADSLYLSAETDLGQALGQVEKIEPRLLIVDSVQTLSSADVDGSAGGVSQVREVAASIIAAAKRRNMTTLLVGHVTKDGSIAGPRLLEHLVDVVCQFEGERHSRLRMLRAVKNRYGPTDDVGCFDLNEKGIEGLTDPSGLFVSRTKEPVSGTCITVTMEGRRPLLAEVQSLLAESPNSQPRRATSGLDSSRVSMLLAVLQQRAGLLLHKDDSYVATVGGVKLSEPATDLAVALAVASAKARKPLPIRLIAFGEVGLAGEVRPVPGINQRIQEAHRLGFTHAVVPASHNGPGPVPAGFSVREVEHLTEALSLLIG
- a CDS encoding FUSC family protein, translating into MAAAGGLLASRRFLRGRIRTGLIRSRNSLLPAVQMTACAVGAYAFAEYVLGHSGPLFAATSSLIALGFSRDPRLRRVMEVGLGCTIGIAVGDLLLHWLGSGIWQAAVVLLFSILLARFLDSGTIFTTQLGLQSLLVVLLPAPAGGPFTRSLDAVVGGLCALLVTVLIPKDPRREPREDVRKILHELAEVLRECASALRESDSTQAWHALIRGRNCQPLVDRMRQSLRASNEVATLAPAYRRHRDELDRLDSSLDFIDLALRNSRVFARRLTSAINHAALSDEATENISDVLEETAAAIDELSLGLAETHDGVRRAHLRTARHELSEVALRLHPKLLEVQRLEGETVVMLFRPLMVDLLEATGMDAREARDILPGL
- a CDS encoding beta-ketoacyl-[acyl-carrier-protein] synthase family protein, with the protein product MNAVQNQPRALITGIGTINPLGSAVAETWSGLLSGKSGIAALDEEWAEQLPVRMAGQVTADLSEHLSTRELKRMDRCGQLALVAAREAWKQAGAPEVDPERFAVVIGSAYGGLGSTLEQDRALASGGPRRVSPHTLTRLMVNGPAAWVSIDLGARGGARTPVSACASGAEAIVQAAEMIRSGAADVVIAGGVDASVNDLVITGFSQIRALSTRNEDPQRASRPFDGARDGFVLAEGAGIVVLESEAHARARGAAVLGAVAGGAVTSDANDIVAADPAMQQRVMQKALASAGMTAAEIGFVHAHATSTPVGDRLEAQAISAIFGADVPVTSTKGHTGHLLGGAGALAAVVVVEALQTGQLPGTVNIEALDPEVNLNVVTENAHALAPGTAPAGLVNAFGFGGHSVALVITGA
- the pstS gene encoding phosphate ABC transporter substrate-binding protein PstS — encoded protein: MKALRFGRHAAIAVIAAGALALTACGSDNATGNTPAGSQSASGPKVTGTLTGIGASSTGAAMDAWKAGFAAANSGATVQYSPDGSGAGRKAIIDGSAQFAGSDAYLKDEELASSKAKCGPEGAINIPVYISPIAVAFNLPGVTDLKLDAKTVAKIFRGQVATWNDPAIAALNPGVTLPDTKVTPVNRSDDSGTTTNFTEYLAAAAADVWTDKASGVWPASLQGENAKGTSGVVKTVTDTPGAVTYADDSAVGGKLGTASIKVGEEFVKISADAAAKAVEAGKPVEGRSANDVAIKLDRTTTAKGAYPVVLVSYHIVCSTYDKQETVDLVKAFESYVVSDAGQKAAADSAKSAPLSAALAQKATKAIESVKVKS